Proteins from one Lagopus muta isolate bLagMut1 chromosome W, bLagMut1 primary, whole genome shotgun sequence genomic window:
- the LOC125686447 gene encoding uncharacterized protein LOC125686447, which produces MTEIQGSRKEFTRRPNESLVSRLVRCWDSGAHSLSLDGNEARQLGAIARDPAIDRGISRCSDEAASLWERVLIAVKEKYPFKNGLKIAMKKWDTVEKGIQYLREIGVVEMLYDPNFVPNQPHQNRDPERVRTTPEIWQKIVTTAPDKYAATLTSACDRYQEQQRTPLVYELILTLQNYEQLLSPIHAAVATISRMTEQVSQLINRDKPVAVSETLDEDQDNQTSLAKDVKEVKETMRFLRAHQKSQLLEANALRLK; this is translated from the exons atgactgaaatccaaggttcaagaaaggagtttacacggcgcccgaatgaaagtcttgtttcccggttggttcgctgttgggacagtggggcccatagcttgtctctggatggtaatgaagctcgccaactaggtgccattgccagagatccagctattgatagaggaattagtcgatgttcggatgaggctgcctccctctgggaacgagtgttaatagccgtgaaggaaaagtatcccttcaaaaatggcttgaagattgcgatgaagaaatgggatacagttgaaaagggtatccagtatttgagggaaataggcgtggtggaaatgttgtatgaccctaactttgttcctaaccaaccacaccaaaaccgcgaccctgaaagagtgaggacaacgcctgagatatggcagaaaatcgtgacaacagcaccggacaaatatgccgctacactaacgtcagcgtgtgacagataccaggaacaacagagaacgcccttagtttatgaattaattcttacgctccaaaactacgaacaattgctgtccccaattcatgctGCCGTTGCTACGatatcaagaatgacggagcaagtgtctcaactgattaaccgtgacaaacctgtagcagtatcagaaacgcttgatgaagatcaggataatcaaacaAGTCTAGCGAAGGAtgtgaaggaggtgaaggagacgATGAGATTtttgcgagccca tcaaaaatctcagctgttagaggcaaacgctctccggctcaagtaa